One part of the Paenibacillus silvisoli genome encodes these proteins:
- a CDS encoding DUF4091 domain-containing protein gives MSQNAIKLETRSVSSLAKIFAEDTELREPAYRKGSALWGEVYAFQVAYRSDRLLKQIQVEAISAGLQHSAITVREVGLVPSELPIYADHDDRIIQAKPGLFPDPLFPVTAEEGITALPQVWRSVWITIEVDRADQGGTHSIEVRFATAEGERLGSESFELTVIPRELPEQKLIHTEWFHSDCIATHYNVPAFSEEHWQLLEAYIKTAVKHGINLLLTPLFTPPLDTAVGGERPTVQLVDVEKTGDQYAFGFERLDRWADLCLAAGIRYFEFSHLYTQWGAKHAPKIVAKENGEYKKIFGWGTEAAGETYRNFLEQFVPELLKWVERRGLQQRVYFHISDEPYMDALEDYRLASDFLRPMLEGYPVIDALSDFAFYESGLVPHPIPATNHIEPFLEAGVDNLWTYYCCGQYKNVANRFFTFPSARNRIIGVQMHKFGITGFLHWGFNFWFSQYSRKAINPFVTTDAGHAFPSGDAFLVYPGEEGPIESIRMEVFYEALQDMRAFALLEELGGKEELRAMIDGVTFSSYPEESEWLLALRETVNERIAAFTPAAR, from the coding sequence ATGAGTCAGAACGCAATCAAGCTGGAGACGCGCAGCGTCAGCTCGCTGGCCAAAATTTTCGCGGAGGATACGGAGCTCCGCGAGCCCGCATACCGTAAAGGAAGCGCCCTATGGGGCGAAGTGTACGCATTTCAAGTCGCTTACCGCAGCGACCGGCTGCTCAAACAAATTCAAGTCGAAGCCATATCCGCGGGTTTGCAGCACAGTGCGATCACCGTTCGCGAAGTAGGGCTTGTGCCTTCCGAGCTGCCGATCTACGCCGATCACGACGACCGCATCATCCAGGCAAAACCGGGCTTATTCCCCGATCCGCTCTTCCCGGTTACGGCTGAAGAGGGCATAACGGCGCTGCCGCAAGTATGGCGCTCCGTCTGGATCACGATCGAGGTGGACCGCGCCGATCAAGGCGGGACGCATTCGATCGAGGTCCGTTTCGCAACGGCCGAAGGCGAGCGGCTCGGCAGCGAAAGTTTCGAGCTGACCGTCATCCCGCGCGAGCTGCCGGAGCAGAAGCTGATCCACACGGAGTGGTTCCACAGCGACTGCATCGCGACGCACTATAACGTGCCGGCGTTCAGCGAAGAGCACTGGCAGCTGCTCGAGGCCTACATCAAAACGGCGGTGAAGCACGGCATCAACCTGCTGCTGACGCCGCTCTTCACGCCGCCGCTCGATACGGCCGTCGGCGGCGAGCGCCCGACCGTGCAGCTGGTCGACGTCGAGAAGACGGGGGACCAATACGCGTTCGGCTTCGAGAGACTCGACCGCTGGGCGGATCTCTGCCTTGCGGCCGGCATTCGTTACTTCGAGTTTTCTCACCTCTATACGCAATGGGGAGCGAAGCATGCGCCGAAGATCGTGGCCAAGGAGAACGGGGAATATAAAAAGATTTTCGGCTGGGGGACGGAAGCGGCCGGCGAGACGTACCGCAATTTCCTCGAACAGTTCGTGCCGGAGCTGCTGAAGTGGGTCGAGCGGCGCGGACTGCAGCAGCGAGTCTATTTCCATATTTCCGACGAGCCTTATATGGACGCGCTGGAAGACTACCGATTGGCGAGCGACTTCCTGCGACCGATGCTGGAAGGCTATCCGGTCATTGACGCGCTCTCGGATTTCGCATTTTACGAGTCGGGGCTCGTGCCTCATCCGATCCCGGCGACCAATCATATCGAGCCATTCCTGGAAGCAGGCGTCGACAACTTATGGACGTACTACTGCTGCGGCCAGTACAAGAACGTCGCGAACCGATTCTTCACGTTCCCATCCGCGCGCAACCGGATTATCGGAGTGCAGATGCACAAGTTCGGCATCACGGGCTTCTTGCACTGGGGCTTTAATTTCTGGTTCAGCCAATATTCGCGGAAGGCGATCAATCCGTTCGTCACGACCGATGCCGGTCACGCGTTTCCTTCCGGCGATGCGTTCCTCGTCTATCCGGGCGAAGAGGGGCCGATCGAATCGATCCGCATGGAGGTTTTCTACGAGGCGCTGCAAGATATGAGAGCGTTCGCGCTGCTGGAAGAGCTGGGCGGCAAAGAGGAACTGCGGGCGATGATCGACGGCGTCACGTTCAGCAGCTATCCGGAGGAGAGCGAATGGCTGCTCGCGCTGCGGGAAACCGTGAACGAGCGGATCGCCGCTTTCACGCCCGCGGCCCGCTAA